In Pedobacter africanus, a single window of DNA contains:
- a CDS encoding TonB-dependent receptor — MKITVFLLLMGLLHVSASSVAQRITLSSKNADLQEVIEQLRKQSGYNFLYIKKEVLGRAKPVTAQLKEVTIEEALKKIFAAQPLIYQIKDKTVIIKPSQDKPSVKTEQKPITGKVKDEAGETLIGVSVLIKGTRTGTVTNSEGNYTIQAEPGSILVFSYIGYQTQEITVGTENTINVSLIAVAGGLDEVVVVAYGTQKKETVTGAISSIKTKEIKQSPAANLAVTLAGRLPGLTSIQRSGQPGRDITQLFIRGQGTINAQSPIILVDGIERDLTYIDPNEVESVTILKDASSTAIFGVRGANGVILVTTKRGTSETPEINFVAEAGAQDFPRFISPVNAYDFATLKNLALTNDGLPAEYSSQSLEYYKTQEDPLRYANTDWRKLLIKDYSYQQRYNLNVSGASKTTKYFVNAGYLNQGGQFNTEKDLSYDPSFKLNRYNFRSNVDIQLNKNLKAFLNVAGYLEQRNSPYALGGDNPTDWIIYFMNRMPAVVPGPLTPDGQVITYSDIDHPAYGLINRSGYTQQKRSNVLATYGMEQNLDFITKGLSARAVVSFDARTVNNLEATRKYEKYIQIINPNLKGADGRDSVYYRPFNNDQNTPLSIGGGRNFETLSNFQGFINYEKTSGKHDFSGMLLYQQQNNVINNELPFKLMGLASRFTYGYNSRYFLEFNAGYNGSEQFAEGQRFGFFPAVSASWLISNESFLQHNPVLNLLKLRGSFGKVGNDRIGSRRFLYLDDIQVVGGGFSGSLGNGQTINYNLLKNAQLQWEVAKKYNLGLEMGLFNQFNLVADVFYEKRDNILRNRGTIPELNGLPISVLPPVNIGVVENRGFEVELNYKKSFNKDLSVLARVNLNYATNRQIYADEPLLPEDYAYRYRETGYRIGQMFGYQVDRYFTDANDIANSPVQNVGGHESRPGDFKYKDLNNDNLINERDMAPIGYSTVPEYQYGAAFNLTYKGLDFSVLFQGISNVSNYYSDQGVFADKNYVSRHLESWTAERASSGLPINYPRISTQSNPNERPNSFFILNASYLRLKNMEIGYSLPSKWSSAIGAKRLRIYANGLNLFTWDKLPTTEFDPELTNSRDYPITRLYNFGVNFTF, encoded by the coding sequence ATGAAAATAACTGTGTTTTTATTGCTAATGGGGCTGCTTCATGTAAGCGCTTCCAGCGTTGCACAGAGAATCACCCTTTCGTCAAAAAATGCTGATCTGCAGGAGGTTATAGAACAGCTGAGAAAACAAAGCGGCTATAATTTTCTGTATATCAAAAAAGAAGTGCTCGGCAGGGCAAAACCAGTAACGGCGCAGCTCAAAGAGGTAACCATTGAGGAAGCGCTGAAAAAGATCTTTGCAGCACAGCCATTGATCTACCAGATCAAAGATAAAACGGTAATCATCAAGCCCTCCCAAGACAAACCATCTGTAAAGACAGAACAAAAGCCTATTACAGGTAAAGTGAAAGATGAGGCCGGAGAAACCCTTATTGGAGTGTCTGTCTTAATCAAGGGGACCAGGACGGGAACTGTTACCAATTCGGAAGGAAATTATACAATTCAGGCCGAACCCGGATCGATACTGGTGTTTAGTTATATAGGTTACCAGACGCAAGAAATTACTGTAGGAACGGAGAACACTATTAATGTATCGCTGATTGCTGTTGCCGGTGGTCTGGATGAAGTGGTTGTTGTAGCCTATGGCACTCAAAAAAAGGAAACAGTTACCGGAGCAATCTCTTCCATTAAAACCAAAGAAATTAAACAAAGTCCTGCAGCAAATTTAGCGGTTACCCTGGCAGGCAGATTACCTGGATTAACTTCCATACAACGTAGCGGCCAACCAGGTCGGGACATTACCCAACTGTTTATCCGCGGACAGGGAACAATAAACGCGCAAAGCCCTATAATCCTTGTAGATGGGATTGAGCGTGATCTGACTTATATTGATCCGAATGAGGTGGAGTCAGTGACTATCTTGAAAGATGCCTCATCTACAGCTATTTTTGGCGTTAGAGGAGCCAATGGTGTTATTTTGGTGACCACAAAAAGAGGAACTTCCGAGACTCCGGAAATCAATTTCGTAGCAGAGGCCGGCGCACAGGATTTTCCACGTTTTATCAGTCCGGTTAATGCTTATGACTTTGCAACACTAAAAAATCTGGCACTTACAAACGACGGTTTACCGGCCGAGTATTCAAGCCAGTCATTGGAATACTATAAAACCCAGGAAGATCCCCTCCGTTACGCAAATACAGACTGGCGTAAATTGTTGATTAAGGATTATTCTTATCAGCAACGGTATAACCTGAATGTTTCGGGGGCAAGTAAAACCACTAAATATTTTGTAAATGCCGGTTATCTCAATCAGGGAGGACAGTTTAATACAGAAAAAGACCTTAGTTATGACCCTAGCTTTAAACTTAACCGCTATAACTTCAGATCTAATGTTGATATCCAGCTGAATAAAAACTTAAAAGCATTCTTAAATGTAGCAGGCTACCTGGAACAACGGAATAGTCCTTACGCTTTAGGGGGAGACAATCCAACAGATTGGATCATTTACTTTATGAACCGGATGCCGGCGGTTGTACCAGGCCCGCTTACACCCGATGGTCAGGTGATCACCTATTCCGATATTGATCATCCAGCCTATGGCCTGATCAACCGTTCTGGTTATACACAACAGAAAAGAAGTAATGTATTAGCTACTTATGGAATGGAGCAAAACCTTGACTTCATTACCAAAGGCTTATCGGCAAGGGCGGTAGTTTCATTTGATGCACGTACGGTCAATAATCTTGAAGCGACAAGGAAGTACGAAAAATACATACAGATCATTAATCCTAATTTAAAAGGGGCTGATGGGCGCGACAGCGTTTACTACCGACCGTTCAATAATGACCAGAATACCCCATTATCCATTGGAGGGGGAAGAAATTTTGAAACCTTATCCAATTTTCAAGGTTTCATAAATTATGAAAAAACTAGTGGGAAACATGATTTTTCAGGTATGTTGCTGTATCAGCAACAAAATAATGTAATCAATAATGAACTGCCGTTCAAGTTAATGGGGCTGGCCTCCAGATTTACCTATGGTTACAATTCACGGTACTTTCTGGAATTTAACGCCGGCTACAACGGTTCTGAACAATTTGCCGAGGGCCAGCGTTTCGGGTTTTTTCCGGCAGTTTCTGCCAGCTGGCTTATCTCCAACGAATCGTTTCTACAGCATAACCCTGTTTTGAATTTGTTGAAATTAAGAGGCTCGTTCGGTAAAGTTGGTAATGACCGCATAGGAAGCAGAAGGTTTTTATACCTGGATGATATACAGGTTGTTGGAGGCGGTTTTTCCGGTAGCCTGGGGAATGGTCAAACCATCAATTATAATTTATTAAAAAATGCGCAGCTACAATGGGAAGTTGCCAAAAAATACAATCTCGGATTGGAGATGGGATTATTCAATCAGTTTAATCTGGTGGCTGATGTCTTTTATGAAAAGAGAGACAACATTTTGCGTAACAGGGGAACTATTCCGGAACTGAACGGACTCCCCATCTCAGTATTGCCACCTGTAAATATTGGCGTGGTAGAAAACAGAGGATTTGAAGTTGAATTGAATTATAAGAAATCATTCAACAAAGACCTGTCTGTTTTGGCCCGAGTGAACCTGAATTATGCAACAAACAGACAAATTTATGCAGACGAGCCTTTGTTACCTGAAGATTATGCCTACCGTTACAGGGAAACCGGCTACCGGATAGGACAGATGTTTGGCTATCAGGTAGACCGGTATTTTACCGACGCGAATGACATCGCCAATTCACCTGTGCAAAATGTAGGCGGACATGAATCCAGACCCGGAGATTTTAAATACAAGGACCTCAACAACGATAACCTGATCAATGAAAGGGACATGGCACCGATTGGTTATTCAACAGTTCCTGAATATCAGTATGGTGCAGCATTTAACCTGACTTATAAAGGATTGGATTTTAGTGTGCTGTTTCAGGGGATTTCAAATGTTTCTAACTATTATAGCGATCAGGGGGTTTTTGCTGACAAGAACTATGTGTCCAGGCATCTGGAGAGCTGGACAGCAGAACGTGCATCCAGCGGATTACCAATCAATTATCCACGTATTTCCACCCAATCCAATCCCAATGAAAGGCCAAACTCATTTTTCATTCTCAATGCGAGCTACCTGAGATTAAAAAACATGGAAATTGGCTATAGTTTGCCATCGAAATGGAGCAGTGCTATTGGCGCGAAACGTTTGCGTATTTATGCCAACGGCCTGAACCTCTTTACCTGGGATAAACTACCCACAACGGAGTTCGATCCGGAATTGACGAACAGCCGCGATTATCCGATTACACGCCTGTATAATTTTGGTGTAAACTTCACTTTTTAA